One Niabella beijingensis DNA window includes the following coding sequences:
- the ispE gene encoding 4-(cytidine 5'-diphospho)-2-C-methyl-D-erythritol kinase yields the protein MRTISGPLPYGTKSTAEQKNNRPLTVVFFSNCKVNLGLHITSKRPDGFHDLETVFYPLPLFDVLELLPSGKETTLTLYGLPIPGNPESNIVLKAWQLLKNERPDLPPVQFHLLKNIPAGAGLGAGSANGATTLLALNRFFDLQLSQKQLLKYALQLGSDCPFFIINQPCHATGRGEELSPVSLDLSAYTMVIVNPKQHISTPWAFSRVRPAPPARSLKELPATPLSEWEDLVTNDFEPVVFEAYPEVSAIKQQLKTLGAAFAAMTGTGSTVFALFQEAPAALPFPEHYFIKTLSLK from the coding sequence ATGAGGACTATATCCGGGCCATTGCCATACGGGACGAAATCAACAGCCGAACAAAAAAATAACCGCCCTCTTACCGTGGTATTCTTTTCCAATTGCAAAGTTAATCTGGGGCTGCACATCACTTCCAAAAGGCCGGATGGATTTCATGATCTTGAAACCGTATTTTATCCACTTCCGCTTTTTGATGTGCTTGAATTACTTCCCTCCGGAAAAGAAACGACGCTCACGCTTTACGGGCTGCCCATCCCCGGCAACCCTGAAAGTAATATTGTTTTAAAGGCCTGGCAATTGCTGAAGAACGAGCGGCCGGATCTTCCCCCTGTGCAATTCCATCTTTTAAAGAACATACCCGCAGGTGCCGGTCTTGGTGCCGGAAGCGCCAACGGAGCAACCACCCTGCTGGCATTGAACCGGTTCTTCGACCTGCAATTATCGCAAAAACAATTACTAAAATATGCCCTGCAACTGGGCAGCGACTGTCCTTTTTTTATTATCAACCAGCCCTGCCATGCCACCGGCCGCGGGGAGGAACTAAGCCCTGTATCACTTGACCTCTCTGCATATACAATGGTCATTGTAAACCCGAAACAACATATCAGCACCCCATGGGCGTTCAGCCGGGTCCGTCCCGCCCCTCCGGCACGCTCATTGAAAGAGCTGCCGGCAACCCCGCTTTCAGAATGGGAGGATCTTGTTACAAACGATTTTGAGCCCGTGGTTTTTGAGGCATACCCCGAAGTCAGTGCGATCAAACAACAGCTAAAAACCCTGGGTGCCGCCTTTGCCGCCATGACAGGCACCGGCAGCACGGTCTTTGCACTCTTTCAGGAAGCCCCGGCGGCCCTCCCCTTTCCGGAACATTATTTTATAAAGACGCTTTCATTGAAATAG
- a CDS encoding bifunctional nuclease family protein yields the protein MKKIELEIVALSHSITQTHSYAVVLGEVNGLRRLPIVIGGFEAQAIAVALEKMNPSRPLTHDLMKNFLVAFNIDLHEIIISDLQEGIFFSKLICSSEHDTVEIDSRTSDAIALAVRFGCPIYTYEHILETAGIVMDEKGEPKPTREEAVGATTSEPGRDDLKSLSLEELNTLLNEVLENEDYIRAIAIRDEINSRTKK from the coding sequence ATGAAAAAAATTGAGTTAGAAATTGTGGCCTTATCACACAGCATCACGCAAACCCATTCCTATGCCGTGGTGCTGGGCGAAGTGAATGGCCTGCGGCGGCTGCCGATCGTTATCGGCGGATTTGAAGCCCAGGCCATTGCAGTAGCACTGGAAAAGATGAACCCCAGCAGACCCCTGACTCATGACCTGATGAAAAACTTCCTGGTAGCCTTCAACATCGACCTGCATGAGATCATTATTTCAGACCTGCAGGAAGGCATTTTCTTCAGCAAGCTCATTTGTTCTTCCGAACACGATACGGTGGAGATCGACAGCCGTACTTCAGATGCCATTGCACTGGCGGTCCGGTTCGGCTGTCCGATCTACACCTACGAGCATATCCTGGAAACAGCAGGGATTGTAATGGATGAAAAAGGCGAACCGAAACCCACCCGTGAAGAAGCAGTGGGCGCCACCACCAGTGAGCCCGGCAGGGACGACCTGAAAAGTCTGAGCCTGGAAGAGCTGAATACCCTGCTCAATGAGGTGCTCGAGAATGAGGACTATATCCGGGCCATTGCCATACGGGACGAAATCAACAGCCGAACAAAAAAATAA
- the pgi gene encoding glucose-6-phosphate isomerase, which translates to MLPTQNPVKTKAWKKLAAHAATLQQLHLRDLFAADENRFEKYSLRQGDILFDYSKNRINDKTLQLLMELAKETRVKEGINALFSGEAINQTEQRSVLHIALRYFGKAAINSNGKNVLPQVRKVQQKMKRFCEAVHTGSHLGYTGKKIRSIVNIGIGGSDLGPFMVTEALKPYTVKGMEAYFVSNVDGTQITEVLKKVNPETTLFLIASKTFTTQETMTNAHTARDWFLKKAKDEKQVSKHFAALSTNATAVKQFGIDTNNMFEFWDWVGGRYSLWSAIGLSIALTIGYDNFETLLKGAYNIDEHFKSAPFEKNIPVIMALAGLWYTNFFGAQTEAILPYDQYLHRFPAYFQQGNMESNGKSVDRKGKRVTYATGPVIWGEPGTNGQHAFYQLLHQGTPLIPCDFIAPAQTHNPVGDHHLKLLSNFFAQTEALMNGKTLKEVKEELKRLGLSKAETDRLAPFKVFEGNKPTNSFLVKKITPFTLGQLIALYEHKIFVQGVIWDIYSFDQWGVELGKQLANKILPALENNDPVSGHDSSTSGLINAYKEMRS; encoded by the coding sequence ATGTTACCAACCCAAAATCCCGTAAAAACAAAGGCCTGGAAAAAACTGGCGGCGCATGCCGCAACATTGCAACAGCTACACCTGCGCGATCTGTTTGCTGCAGATGAAAACCGTTTTGAAAAATATTCCCTCCGGCAGGGCGATATTCTTTTTGATTATTCCAAGAACCGGATCAATGACAAGACCCTGCAACTACTGATGGAGCTTGCAAAGGAGACCCGGGTCAAGGAGGGTATCAACGCGCTCTTCTCCGGGGAAGCTATCAATCAGACAGAACAACGTTCGGTGCTACATATTGCACTCCGTTATTTTGGGAAAGCAGCCATCAACAGCAACGGGAAAAACGTACTGCCGCAGGTACGCAAGGTTCAGCAGAAAATGAAACGCTTCTGCGAAGCGGTGCATACCGGAAGCCATTTGGGATACACCGGCAAAAAGATCAGATCGATCGTAAACATCGGTATCGGAGGAAGCGACCTCGGCCCCTTTATGGTTACGGAGGCACTGAAGCCTTATACCGTTAAAGGAATGGAGGCGTATTTTGTTTCCAATGTGGATGGCACACAGATCACGGAAGTACTGAAAAAAGTAAACCCGGAAACAACCCTCTTCCTGATCGCATCAAAAACATTCACTACCCAGGAAACCATGACCAATGCTCATACTGCCCGGGATTGGTTTTTGAAAAAGGCAAAGGATGAAAAACAGGTGTCTAAACATTTTGCAGCCCTCAGCACCAATGCAACCGCTGTAAAGCAATTCGGTATCGACACCAATAATATGTTTGAATTCTGGGACTGGGTCGGCGGCCGCTACTCGCTTTGGTCTGCCATTGGCCTGTCCATTGCATTAACCATCGGGTATGATAACTTTGAAACGCTTCTGAAAGGGGCCTATAATATCGATGAGCATTTTAAAAGCGCGCCCTTCGAAAAAAACATCCCGGTGATCATGGCACTGGCAGGACTGTGGTACACCAACTTCTTCGGGGCGCAAACCGAAGCCATCCTCCCCTACGACCAGTACCTGCACCGGTTTCCCGCCTATTTTCAGCAGGGTAATATGGAAAGCAACGGAAAGAGTGTGGACCGCAAGGGGAAAAGGGTCACTTATGCCACAGGACCGGTGATATGGGGCGAACCCGGCACCAATGGCCAGCATGCATTTTACCAGTTGCTGCATCAGGGTACACCGCTGATCCCCTGCGATTTTATTGCACCGGCCCAAACACATAATCCGGTAGGCGATCACCATCTCAAATTATTGAGCAACTTCTTTGCACAGACGGAAGCCCTGATGAACGGAAAGACCCTTAAGGAAGTAAAGGAAGAATTAAAAAGATTAGGACTGTCAAAGGCCGAAACCGACCGGCTGGCGCCCTTCAAGGTTTTTGAAGGCAACAAGCCCACCAATTCATTCCTGGTGAAAAAAATAACACCGTTCACCCTGGGGCAACTCATCGCACTGTATGAACACAAGATCTTTGTACAGGGCGTGATCTGGGATATTTACAGCTTTGACCAATGGGGCGTGGAACTGGGTAAACAGCTGGCCAATAAGATCCTGCCGGCACTTGAAAACAACGATCCGGTTTCGGGGCACGACAGCAGTACATCAGGTCTGATCAACGCCTACAAAGAAATGCGCAGCTGA
- a CDS encoding threonine aldolase family protein, whose amino-acid sequence MIDLRSDTVTRPSPGMLQAMLQAETGDDVFREDPTVNELEARCAALFGMEAALFCSSGTQTNQIAIKCHTQPGDEVICEANAHIYLYEAGGISFNSGASVRLLPGDRGRINATQVAAAINPDDVHKAVSRLVCIENTSNRGGGSCYSFEALLAIRAVCDANALGFHLDGARLFNALVARDETPQQYGNLFDSISVCFSKSLGCPVGSVLLGTRPFIAKARRIRKLLGGGMRQAGILAAAGLYALEHHINKLKTDHIHAAVIAGALQHCSFVENILPVETNIIIFETRGISAPDLAARLRKENILCNATGPDSIRFVLHLDITEAMVHQVVKALHSIKKND is encoded by the coding sequence ATGATTGATCTACGCTCAGATACGGTAACCCGCCCTTCCCCCGGCATGTTGCAGGCCATGCTGCAGGCTGAAACAGGCGATGATGTATTTAGAGAAGACCCCACTGTAAATGAACTGGAGGCCCGTTGTGCAGCACTGTTTGGAATGGAGGCCGCACTTTTTTGCTCCAGCGGTACCCAGACCAACCAGATCGCTATTAAATGTCATACCCAGCCGGGAGATGAAGTGATCTGTGAGGCCAACGCACATATCTACCTTTATGAAGCCGGGGGCATTTCTTTTAACTCCGGTGCTTCGGTGCGGTTACTTCCGGGCGACAGGGGCCGTATCAACGCCACACAGGTAGCGGCAGCCATAAATCCGGATGATGTGCATAAAGCCGTGAGCCGGCTGGTATGTATCGAGAACACCAGCAACCGGGGTGGAGGAAGCTGTTACAGCTTTGAAGCGCTGCTAGCCATAAGAGCGGTCTGTGATGCCAATGCACTGGGCTTTCACCTGGATGGCGCCCGGTTATTTAATGCGCTGGTTGCCCGGGACGAGACCCCGCAGCAGTATGGAAATTTATTCGACAGTATTTCCGTTTGTTTTTCAAAAAGCCTGGGATGCCCGGTTGGCAGTGTGCTGCTGGGAACACGGCCATTCATCGCAAAGGCCCGCCGTATCAGAAAGCTACTCGGTGGTGGTATGCGCCAGGCCGGTATCCTGGCGGCGGCAGGGCTCTATGCCCTGGAGCACCATATTAACAAACTGAAAACGGACCATATCCACGCGGCAGTAATTGCCGGAGCCCTGCAGCATTGCTCCTTTGTGGAAAACATCCTGCCTGTAGAAACAAATATCATTATTTTTGAAACCAGGGGAATTTCAGCCCCGGACCTGGCAGCCCGGCTCCGGAAAGAAAACATCCTTTGCAATGCGACCGGTCCCGACAGCATACGTTTTGTGCTGCACCTCGATATCACGGAAGCAATGGTGCATCAGGTTGTAAAAGCCCTTCACTCCATTAAAAAAAACGACTAA
- a CDS encoding L,D-transpeptidase family protein, giving the protein MALKLTGKKGYFVIAGIFAFSIFSSAQNSYTPAVSYGAFFDAQTSFPRPKESFQRKGEYLKNLFKLKGLTWPAKYVYLRSFKYDSQLEVWVKNSVQEEYKLFKIYKVCALAGSLGPKRFEGDYQVPEGFYYINEFNPNSNYYLSLGLNYPNASDRILADQAKPGGDIFIHGGCATVGCIPIKNDQIDELYILTASAKSSGLDYIPVHIFPINYSVKRSYEYLNKMLESDPSYKTLNIKLEEAFEYFEQHKQLPVIMTKDNGEYVVNDAPALSPRFLPKQRPKSNFVPSHRNVDFVADAVAKWPEYPGGAAAFAGYLKQVGSEMVKELPDSVTHAYVQLEFIVDKDGSPVNFKILKGGVDDYFDKVLLSKLEKMPAWSPAILREKPVAKKMVQTISVNGE; this is encoded by the coding sequence ATGGCTTTAAAACTGACAGGAAAAAAGGGGTACTTTGTAATAGCAGGCATTTTTGCATTCTCTATATTCAGTTCCGCACAGAATTCGTACACACCCGCAGTATCCTACGGGGCTTTTTTTGATGCGCAAACGAGCTTCCCGCGCCCCAAAGAGTCGTTCCAGCGAAAAGGGGAGTATCTTAAAAATCTGTTCAAATTAAAAGGGCTGACCTGGCCGGCAAAATATGTTTACCTCCGTTCTTTCAAATACGACAGCCAGCTGGAAGTTTGGGTAAAAAACTCAGTACAGGAGGAATACAAGCTTTTTAAGATCTATAAAGTATGCGCATTAGCCGGCTCCCTGGGGCCGAAGCGGTTTGAAGGGGATTACCAGGTGCCTGAGGGATTCTATTATATCAATGAGTTCAACCCCAACAGCAATTATTATTTATCACTGGGATTGAATTATCCGAATGCATCCGACCGCATCCTTGCGGACCAGGCAAAACCCGGTGGTGATATTTTTATTCACGGCGGCTGTGCAACAGTGGGGTGTATCCCCATTAAAAATGACCAGATCGACGAGCTCTATATCCTTACGGCCAGTGCCAAAAGCTCCGGGCTTGATTATATACCGGTACATATTTTCCCGATCAACTACAGCGTTAAAAGAAGTTATGAATACCTTAATAAAATGCTGGAGAGCGATCCTTCCTACAAGACACTGAACATAAAACTGGAAGAGGCCTTTGAGTATTTTGAACAACACAAGCAGCTGCCGGTGATCATGACGAAGGACAATGGTGAATATGTGGTGAATGACGCACCAGCCCTGTCGCCGCGCTTCCTGCCGAAACAGCGGCCCAAATCCAATTTTGTTCCCAGTCACCGGAATGTCGATTTTGTGGCGGACGCAGTTGCCAAATGGCCGGAATATCCCGGTGGTGCTGCTGCATTTGCCGGCTATCTGAAACAGGTAGGTTCGGAGATGGTAAAAGAGCTGCCCGATAGCGTTACCCATGCCTACGTGCAGCTGGAATTCATTGTAGACAAGGATGGCAGCCCGGTGAACTTTAAAATACTGAAAGGAGGCGTTGACGACTATTTTGATAAGGTGCTCTTGTCAAAGCTGGAAAAAATGCCTGCCTGGTCGCCGGCCATTTTAAGGGAAAAACCGGTTGCAAAGAAAATGGTCCAGACCATCAGCGTCAATGGTGAATAG
- a CDS encoding aspartate kinase, translating to MKVYKFGGASVNSAERVSNVATILERFPDDDLVIVISAMGKTTNALEKVAHAYYEEKKEEALGLFDEIKKQHLTIAKYLLVTHYLACEARLKDFFTEVEWMLHDAPVREFDYYYDQIVSVGELLATCIVSFYLSERGIRNQWMDVRDIFRTDDNFRDANINWEFTQQQVDRQILPLIKEKKWVVTQGFIGATDENESTTLGREGSDYSAALFASMLHAESLTIWKDVESVMSADPKMIPDALPIHSLSYNEVIEMAYYGAQVIHPKTIKPLQNKNIPLYVKCFLDADLPGTVIHDNISKDLPPIIVIKENQVMMELKTKDFSFVGDAHAYQLYQWFNEHSLRPTLTQNGAISLIFAFDNWEEKISRFSSAAAEVFDVHVTPGLTLTTIRHYNKNALDQYVGEKEVLVKQQTLKNFRALHR from the coding sequence ATGAAGGTTTATAAATTCGGGGGAGCTTCGGTAAACAGTGCGGAACGGGTCTCCAATGTAGCAACGATTCTGGAACGGTTCCCGGATGACGACCTTGTGATCGTGATCTCCGCAATGGGCAAAACCACCAATGCCCTGGAGAAAGTCGCCCACGCTTATTATGAAGAAAAAAAAGAAGAAGCTCTCGGACTTTTCGATGAAATAAAAAAACAACATCTTACTATAGCAAAATACCTGCTGGTAACCCATTACCTGGCCTGCGAAGCACGGCTAAAAGATTTTTTTACAGAGGTGGAATGGATGCTGCATGATGCACCGGTGCGGGAATTCGACTACTACTATGACCAGATCGTGAGTGTGGGCGAGCTGCTGGCCACCTGTATTGTAAGCTTTTACCTTTCCGAGCGCGGTATCCGGAACCAGTGGATGGATGTACGCGACATTTTCCGCACCGATGATAATTTCAGGGACGCAAATATCAATTGGGAATTTACACAACAGCAGGTAGACCGCCAGATCCTTCCGCTGATCAAAGAAAAAAAATGGGTGGTCACCCAGGGATTTATCGGCGCTACGGACGAGAACGAAAGCACTACGCTCGGGCGTGAAGGCAGCGATTATTCGGCAGCCCTTTTTGCGAGCATGCTCCATGCAGAAAGCCTTACGATATGGAAGGACGTTGAAAGCGTGATGAGCGCTGATCCCAAAATGATACCGGATGCACTTCCCATCCATTCGCTCAGCTATAACGAAGTGATCGAAATGGCCTACTATGGCGCGCAGGTGATCCACCCCAAAACGATCAAACCCCTGCAGAATAAAAACATCCCGTTATATGTAAAATGTTTCCTGGACGCAGATCTCCCGGGAACGGTTATCCATGACAACATCAGCAAGGATCTGCCGCCTATTATTGTTATCAAAGAGAACCAGGTAATGATGGAATTAAAAACAAAGGATTTTTCATTTGTGGGGGATGCACATGCCTACCAGCTCTATCAGTGGTTCAATGAGCATTCACTGCGTCCCACTCTGACACAGAACGGAGCCATCAGTCTGATTTTTGCTTTTGATAACTGGGAGGAAAAGATCAGCAGGTTCTCATCCGCAGCTGCTGAAGTATTCGATGTGCACGTTACGCCCGGGCTGACGCTTACCACGATCCGTCATTACAATAAAAATGCGTTGGATCAATATGTCGGGGAGAAAGAGGTGCTGGTCAAACAACAGACCCTTAAAAATTTCCGGGCCCTGCACCGATAA
- a CDS encoding ABC transporter ATP-binding protein: MTIPIISVENLIKDYDQFRAVKGISFEVREGEIFGLLGPNGAGKSTTLEIIETLRPKTSGTVTVAGYDLDREPDQIKGIIGVQLQASGYYPGLNLVQLVDLFAGLYNEKVQALELLKTVNLEDKARAKFKDLSGGQKQRFSVATTLINKPRVVFLDEPTTGLDPQARRNLWELIREINRAGTTVIITTHYMDEAEYLCDRIAIIDSGQIVALDTPDQLIDNLVATGFERPKEVKKANLEDVFIHLTGKHLREG; encoded by the coding sequence ATGACAATCCCCATTATTTCCGTTGAGAACCTGATAAAGGATTATGACCAGTTCCGGGCAGTAAAAGGTATTTCATTTGAGGTACGGGAGGGAGAGATCTTCGGATTGCTGGGCCCGAATGGCGCCGGAAAATCCACCACCCTGGAGATCATTGAAACGTTGCGCCCGAAGACAAGCGGCACGGTAACGGTGGCGGGCTACGACCTGGACCGGGAGCCCGACCAGATCAAGGGCATTATCGGTGTACAGCTTCAGGCCAGCGGCTATTATCCCGGTCTGAACCTGGTACAACTGGTGGACCTGTTTGCAGGATTGTACAACGAAAAGGTACAGGCACTGGAGTTGCTGAAAACCGTGAATCTTGAGGACAAGGCAAGGGCGAAGTTCAAAGACCTTAGCGGCGGACAAAAACAGCGGTTCTCGGTAGCCACTACGCTGATCAATAAGCCGCGGGTAGTATTCCTGGATGAACCGACCACAGGTCTTGATCCGCAGGCACGAAGAAATTTATGGGAGCTGATCCGTGAGATCAACAGGGCCGGTACTACGGTTATCATTACCACACATTATATGGATGAAGCCGAGTACCTCTGTGACCGGATCGCCATCATTGACTCCGGGCAGATTGTGGCCCTTGATACACCCGATCAGCTGATCGATAACCTGGTGGCTACCGGGTTCGAACGCCCCAAAGAAGTGAAGAAGGCCAATCTCGAAGATGTGTTTATTCATCTTACCGGCAAACACCTCCGAGAAGGATAA
- a CDS encoding FKBP-type peptidyl-prolyl cis-trans isomerase, which translates to MGLQDKLKAFMSNKIEAQKEAGKKFLEENGNREGVQTLPEGIQYEVLKEGTGKQPAVEQTVTAHYRGALLDGTEFDSSFKRNQPFTAPLKALIKGWQLTIPLMKEGSHWRLWIPSDLAYGDRGAGGDIPGGATLLFEVELLQVH; encoded by the coding sequence ATGGGTTTACAGGATAAATTAAAAGCATTTATGAGCAACAAAATCGAGGCCCAGAAAGAGGCCGGAAAAAAGTTTTTGGAAGAAAATGGGAACAGGGAAGGTGTACAGACACTTCCGGAAGGTATCCAGTACGAAGTACTCAAGGAGGGCACCGGAAAGCAGCCTGCAGTGGAGCAAACTGTGACGGCGCATTACCGGGGTGCCCTGCTCGACGGAACAGAGTTTGACAGTTCTTTTAAAAGAAACCAGCCATTCACCGCGCCGCTCAAAGCCCTGATCAAAGGATGGCAGCTTACTATTCCGCTGATGAAAGAAGGAAGTCACTGGCGGCTGTGGATCCCTTCAGACCTGGCTTACGGCGACAGGGGGGCAGGCGGTGATATTCCCGGCGGCGCCACACTGCTTTTTGAAGTGGAACTGTTACAGGTACATTAA
- a CDS encoding YfiT family bacillithiol transferase has translation MIENQYPIGPFKERVFSDAVKQECLGAIRFLPNMLEAAITNLDEAQLQTPYREGGWTVHQLVHHVADSHINAYTRFKLGLTEVQPVIRPYDEQAWALLDDVKNLPVNTSITLLYALHARWYATIRDLGEAQWARKVVRPDAPQPQSLAYYLQQYAWHGKHHVAQINYLREQQKWQQ, from the coding sequence ATGATCGAGAACCAATACCCAATAGGCCCTTTTAAGGAACGTGTTTTTTCCGATGCGGTAAAGCAGGAATGCCTCGGTGCTATCCGCTTTTTACCAAATATGCTGGAAGCCGCCATCACCAACCTGGATGAGGCGCAGCTTCAGACGCCGTACCGGGAAGGGGGATGGACCGTGCATCAGCTGGTGCATCATGTTGCAGACAGTCATATAAACGCCTACACCCGGTTTAAATTGGGCCTGACCGAAGTCCAACCGGTGATCCGGCCTTACGATGAACAGGCCTGGGCCCTGCTGGATGATGTAAAAAATCTGCCGGTCAATACATCCATTACGCTTCTGTATGCCCTGCATGCAAGATGGTATGCTACCATCCGGGACCTTGGTGAAGCACAGTGGGCCCGGAAAGTCGTTCGTCCGGATGCACCGCAACCACAGTCGCTGGCCTACTATTTACAACAATATGCCTGGCATGGCAAACACCATGTGGCACAAATCAATTATTTAAGGGAGCAACAAAAATGGCAGCAATGA
- a CDS encoding NUDIX hydrolase has protein sequence MNWKTLSSEYLFKDLWFTVRKDRCETPLGKIVDPYYVYEFPTWVTAFALTEDGQVILEAQYRHGIGETHYEIPGGCVDDSDASLEAAIKRELKEETGYEFAGLEYLGKTCANPSTNNNWMHMFLATGGRKTSEQELDENEEIRVTLVPMEQFKEMFRKNTFIQSMHVTCMLYALQRLGELKI, from the coding sequence ATGAACTGGAAGACCCTGTCTTCCGAATATTTATTCAAGGACCTTTGGTTTACCGTACGCAAGGACCGGTGCGAAACGCCCCTTGGGAAAATAGTGGATCCTTATTATGTATATGAATTTCCGACATGGGTGACCGCCTTTGCACTTACAGAAGACGGCCAGGTAATACTGGAAGCCCAGTACCGTCACGGTATCGGGGAGACCCATTATGAAATTCCCGGCGGTTGTGTGGATGATTCGGATGCAAGCCTGGAGGCGGCTATAAAACGGGAGCTAAAAGAAGAGACCGGCTACGAATTTGCCGGGCTTGAATACCTGGGGAAGACCTGCGCCAATCCATCCACCAATAATAACTGGATGCATATGTTCCTGGCAACAGGAGGAAGGAAGACCAGTGAGCAGGAGTTGGACGAAAATGAGGAGATCCGCGTAACGCTGGTGCCGATGGAGCAGTTTAAGGAAATGTTTCGTAAGAATACGTTCATCCAGTCGATGCATGTGACCTGCATGTTGTATGCCTTGCAGCGGCTGGGAGAATTAAAGATTTGA
- a CDS encoding pyridoxine/pyridoxamine 5'-phosphate oxidase yields the protein MDPLELFKEWYLEEKTLSGAALPGACCLTTLGLDNFPNSRFVSLKEIKNGAFIITGLTDSRKGQEIAVDNKVALAFWWPCSAKQVRVQGVAVPIDPEEAAVYFAERDTAAQLVSVISRQGAPLGDYDKMHEALREALAAGKHRQVARPEGWGGYAITPARIELMRFSETRLHHRNLYEQKDGQWVQQQLQP from the coding sequence ATGGATCCGCTGGAACTTTTTAAGGAATGGTACCTGGAAGAAAAAACGCTGTCCGGGGCAGCATTACCGGGGGCCTGTTGTTTGACCACCTTAGGTTTGGATAACTTTCCGAACAGCCGGTTTGTTTCACTGAAAGAAATAAAGAACGGAGCTTTTATTATTACCGGTCTGACAGACTCCCGGAAAGGACAGGAGATCGCGGTTGATAATAAAGTGGCGCTGGCATTCTGGTGGCCCTGCAGTGCAAAGCAGGTGCGGGTGCAGGGTGTTGCCGTACCCATAGATCCGGAGGAGGCCGCAGTTTATTTTGCTGAACGGGATACAGCGGCCCAGCTTGTATCCGTGATCAGCAGGCAGGGCGCACCGCTGGGGGATTACGATAAAATGCACGAAGCACTTCGGGAAGCGCTGGCAGCCGGCAAACACAGACAGGTGGCACGTCCTGAAGGATGGGGTGGTTATGCCATAACACCGGCACGGATAGAGCTGATGCGTTTTTCAGAAACCCGTTTGCACCACCGTAACCTTTATGAACAAAAGGACGGTCAGTGGGTGCAGCAGCAATTGCAGCCCTGA